A single Anabas testudineus chromosome 10, fAnaTes1.2, whole genome shotgun sequence DNA region contains:
- the LOC113160642 gene encoding uncharacterized protein LOC113160642, with amino-acid sequence MSRQHRYRMVMRKLLLTLLLGHLLIAGVDSDCVECLKCFTNVSCAVCTNSTGVCVNVTNSSTCKKEFQVWINSSKSNPVEGDTVNLTCGHNIPNVNLTFGWKKDGETIKSKNGSYLVFPKVLSLNSGLYNCSVTSTCGTFESSSLYLNVPNNSVIILVVCGVSALVLVLIMGLAMKFKLKRDNARHRQRRKDRERAGQSGGPAPFTPRES; translated from the exons ATGAGCAGACAACACCGCTACAG GATGGTTATGAGAAAGCTGTTACTAACTCTTTTGCTTGGTCATCTCCTGATAG cTGGTGTTGACTCTGACTGTGTCGAGTGTCTGAAGTGTTTCACAAATG TTTCTTGTGCAGTGTGCACAAACTCCACAGGTGTATGTGTTAATG TAACAAATTCATCAACCTGCAAAAAAG AATTTCAGGTTTGGATCAACAGCTCAAAGTCAAATCCTGTGGAAGGTGATACTGTCAATCTAACATGTGGCCATAACATCCCTAATGTGAATCTGACATTTGGGTGGAAGAAGGATGGGGAAACAATCAAAAGTAAAAACGGCAGCTATCTGGTTTTCCCGAAAGTGTTGTCATTAAACTCAGGGTTGTACAACTGCAGTGTGACCAGCACATGTGGCACTTTTGAGTCTTCATCATTGTACCTCAATGTGCCAA ATAATAGTGTGATCATCCTCGTGGTCTGTGGAGTTTCAGCTTTGGTTCTGGTTCTGATTATGGGTCTGGCTATGAAGTTCAAGTTGAAAAGAGACAATG ctagacacagacagaggagaaaggacAGGGAGCGGGCTGGGCAAAGCGGCGGCCCAGCTCCATTCACACCAAGAGAGTCCTAA
- the LOC113160671 gene encoding ADP-ribosylation factor-like protein 3, translated as MGEAQKGLLSVIEKLKGSSEQEVRIVLLGLDNAGKTTLLKSLASEDVNTITPTQGFNIKSVASHGMKLNVWDIGGQRKIRPFWKKYLENTDLLIYVIDSADKKRFEETGLELSELIDEENLKGVPVLIFANKQDLATASPASEIAEGLNLHTYRDREWQIQACSAVSGEGVQDGMNWICNNIVNKKK; from the exons ATGGGAGAAGCTCAAAAG GGCTTACTCTCTGTCATTGAGAAGCTGAAGGGATCCTCAGAGCAGGAGGTCAGGATAGTGCTTCTGGGGTTGGACAACGCCGGAAAGACCACCCTACTGAAAAGCCTTGCCTCTGAGGATGTTAACACCATCACACCGACACAG GGCTTCAACATAAAGAGTGTGGCTTCTCACGGCATGAAACTCAATGTTTGGGACATTGGAGGACAGAGGAAGATCAGGCCCTTCTGGAAGAAGtacctggaaaacacagaccTGTTG ATTTACGTCATTGACAGTGCAGACAAGAAGCGGTTTGAAGAGACAGGACTG GAGCTTTCCGAGCTGATTGATGAGGAGAATCTAAAGGGCGTTCCGGTGCTCATCTTTGCCAATAAGCAGGATCTGGCCACAGCATCGCCAGCCAGCGAGATCGCTGAGGGACTCAACCTGCATACATACCGGGATCGGGAGTGGCAGATTCAGGCCTGCTCAGCTGTGTCTGGGGAGGGAGTTCAG GATGGCATGAACTGGATTTGTAACAACATTGTGAATAAGAAGAAGTGA
- the LOC113160732 gene encoding soluble guanylate cyclase 88E-like: protein MYGLLCESLHDFIKESYGDDVWKLVRERADVRLHSFVTHQVYSESVIPRIAKAASGVTGTPYNELMNSWGVYFLGFVGKYGYDRILKVLGRHVRDFVNGLDNLHEYLRFSYPKVQPPTFFCQEESATGVTLHYRSKRKGYLHYAMGQLRQMGKQFYDTDIHVEVLSEQMVGDYSHVTMRLNFDNSAYRYIMKEDEEEQEILPITSDFFFEVFPFNIVFRQDMVVHNVGSGLATVFPDLDGKKINDAFLLARPLVEFTWNMIISHPNNLFEIMSKEPVKRERNLHNRVQNSDYENANRSADVDVELMAFQSIIGDDYKDGNSANAMESWGDGSRCLKLKGQMRYMPEWESIIFLGTPVMESLSAMFKTGLYINDLSMHDSSRDLVLAGTQQSEELKRALIQEQKKSSKLEESMKMLDYEMKKTDDLLYRMIPKPVAKRLRKGEPAVNTCEVFPDVTILFSDVVGFTRICSHITPMQVVSMLNTMYTLFDTLSEKHRVFKVETIGDAYMVVAGAPEKTKYHAHNICDMALDMVRSIDHLKDPSNGNNIQIRVGIHSGMVVAGVVGHKMPRYGLHGDTVHTASAMESNGKEMHIQLSSATYEHLKGSHFIFERRGIITIKGNVEIETYWLKGKRDKDGNAQAACPQFETQTISKAISKATISGPETTGDEEGLVFPLVAGEDEDDVKSIRSHRTKLEISGHSLEESMEECRVEEMSVHKSHYKDGLQDGLQDSHLEMDSPESDDRNSIMESRDSSCDSRCSKSAMCSVS from the exons ATGTACGGGCTGCTGTGCGAGAGTCTTCATGACTTCATCAAGGAGTCATACGGAGATGATGTGTGGAAGCTGGTCAGAGAAAGAGCAGATGTCAGGTTACACTCCTTCGTCACCCACCAG gtgtaTAGTGAGAGTGTGATTCCCCGCATTGCAAAGGCAGCCAGTGGAGTGACAGGTACGCCCTACAATGAGTTGATGAACTCCTGGGGTGTCTACTTCCTGGGCTTTGTAGGGAAGTACGGCTATGACAGGATCCTCAAG GTGTTAGGGCGTCATGTGCGCGACTTTGTCAATGGCCTTGACAACCTCCATGAATACCTGCGCTTCAGCTACCCCAAGGTCCAACCTCCGACCTTCTTCTGCCAGGAGGAGTCTGCCACTGGAGTCACCCTCCACTACAG GAGTAAACGTAAAGGCTACCTGCACTACGCCATGGGTCAGCTGAGGCAGATGGGGAAACAGTTCTACGACACTGACATCCATGTGGAGGTGCTGTCAGAGCAGATGGTCGGAGACTACTCCCATGTCACAATGAg GCTGAACTTTGACAACTCAGCCTATCGCTACATCATgaaagaggatgaggaggagcaggagattCTGCCCATTACCTCAGACTTCTTCTTTGAGGTCTTCCCCTTTAACATTGTTTTCAGACAG GACATGGTTGTGCACAATGTAGGCTCAGGTCTGGCTACAGTCTTCCCTGATCTAGATGGGAAGAAGATCAATGATGCGTTCTTGCTGGCTCGCCCCCTGGTGGAGTTCACCTGGAACATG ATAATCTCCCACCCCAACAACCTGTTTGAGATCATGTCCAAGGAGCctgtgaagagagagaggaacctTCACAATCGAGTCCAGA ATTCTGATTATGAAAATGCCAATCGCTCTGCTGACGTAGATGTGGAGCTCATGGCTTTCCAGTCTATTATTGGAGATGATTACAAAG ATGGTAACAGTGCTAATGCAATGGAGAGCTGGGGCGATGGGAGCCGTTGCCTCAAACTAAAAGGACAAATGAGATACATGCCAGAGTGGGAGTCCATCATCTTCCTGGGAACCCCTGT gatgGAGAGTTTGAGTGCTATGTTTAAGACTGGCCTGTACATCAATGACCTGAGCATGCACGACTCCAGCAGAGACCTGGTGCTGGCGGGGACACAGCAgtcagaggagctgaagagagCTCTCATACAG GAGCAAAAGAAGTCCAGTAAGCTGGAGGAGAGCATGAAGATGTTGGACTATGAGATGAAGAAGACTGATGACCTTCTATACAGAATGATTCCAAAGCCAGTGGCCAAAAGGCTGCGCAAAGGAGAGCCTGCTGTAAATACTTGTGAG GTGTTCCCAGATGTAACTATTCTCTTCAGTGATGTAGTGGGATTTACTCGCATTTGTAGCCACATCACCCCAATGCAGGTGGTCTCCATGCTCAACACCATGTACACGCTGTTTGACACCCTCAGCGAGAAGCACCGCGTCTTcaag GTTGAGACTATTGGAGATGCCTACATGGTGGTTGCTGGGGCTCCAGAGAAAACCAAATACCATGCTCATAACATCTGTGACATGGCTCTAGACATGGTGCGCTCCATAGATCACCTAAAAGACCCATCTAATGGCAACAATATACAGATCCGTGTGG GGATCCACTCTGGGATGGTTGTGGCGGGTGTGGTAGGCCATAAGATGCCCCGTTACGGTCTGCACGGTGACACGGTTCACACGGCTTCTGCCATGGAGAGCAACGGAAAG GAGATGCACATTCAGCTCAGCAGTGCCACCTATGAGCACCTGAAAGGAAGTCACTTCATCTTCGAAAGAAGGGGCATCATTACTATCAAG GGAAATGTTGAAATTGAGACCTACTGGCTAAAAGGTAAGAGGGACAAAGATGGAAATGCTCAGGCAGCGTGTCCTCAGTTTGAGACCCAGACCATCAGTAAGGCCATCAGCAAGGCGACCATCTCCGGGCCTGAGACAACAGGGGATGAGGAGGGACTG GTTTTCCCTCTGGTGGCGGGGGAGGACGAGGATGACGTCAAGTCTATTCGCTCCCATCGCACCAAGCTGGAGATTTCAGGCCATTCTCTGGAGGAGTCGATGGAGGAATGCCGGGTGGAGGAGATGTCTGTTCATAAG TCCCACTATAAAGACGGTTTGCAGGACGGACTCCAGGACTCTCACCTAGAGATGGACTCACCTGAGTCTGATGACAGAAACTCCATCATGGAGTCCCGTGACAGCTCCTGTGACTCCCGATGCTCTAAGAGCGCCATGTGCTCTGTGTCATAA